In the Arthrobacter sp. Soc17.1.1.1 genome, CCCCAGCATGTGCAGTGCCACGAGGGCGATGGGCAGGTGCAGGAAGTGCTGCGTGTACCCGATGGCGCCCTGGGCCACGACGACGACGGCCAGCAGCGTGAGCGCCCTGCGCAGCGCCCCGTGGACGCCGGTCCGGTACGCCACCACGACGGCGAGCGCCACGGTGGCGACGAGCAGGTACACCGGGAGGGCGTGCAGGCGGGTCACGAGGAGGGCGTCGAGCCCGTTCCGGGCGGCACCGTGGTCGCCCGCATGGGGGCCGGATCCCGTCACCACCACGCCGAGGAGGATGGTGACGGAGGTCAGCGCCGTCGCGACGACGAGGAGCCGGCGCAGCGGCGGCGAGGCGGCCGGTGCGCGCCTCTCCCGGTACTGCTCGGTGGTGAGCCGCGCACGGTCGACCAGCACCGTCGCGAGGGCGACGAGGATCATCGACACGACGAAGTGCAGGCCCACGACCCAGGGGTTGAGGCCCGTCCAGACCGTGATGCCGCCGATCACGGCCTGCGCCGGGATGCCGAGGAAGAGCCCGATGGACAGCCGGAAGAGGTCCTTGCGATCCCGCCGCAGCCCGAGGACGGCGACGATCATCGCGACGGCGATGATCACCAGCACGAACGTCAGGAGCCGGTTGCCGAACTCGATGACGCCGTGGAAGCCCATCTCGGGGGTGGTGACGATCGAGTCGGGGGTGCAGCGCGGCCACTCGGGGCAGCCGAGACCCGACGCCGTGAGGCGCACCGCGCCGCCCGTGACCACGATGGCGATCTGCGAGACGAGGGATGCGACCGCCAGTCTGCGCACGAGCGGCGTGGTGTCGCGGGGGAGGGTCTCGCGGACGCGGGACAGGACGGGGAGTGTCATTCGGTCAGCTCCATTTGAACCAGCGGATGGCCGCGAGGCCGGCGAGGGCGGCCCAGGCGAGGAGCACCAGGCACGCGATGGGATCGAGGACGCCGTCCGCGAGGGCACTCCGCAGGCCGTCACCCAGCGCGGCGGACGGGAGGACGGCGACGAACGGTTCGGCGGCGGCGGGCAGGCTCGCCGCCGGGATGATGACCCCGCCCGCCGCGGCGAGCAGGATCCACACGAGGTTGGTGACGGCGAGCGTCGCCTCGGGGCGCAGGGTCCCGGCCACGAGCAGGCCGAGGGCGGTGAAGGCCGCGGACCCGACGAGCAGCAGCAGGGCGGCCGGGAGCAGTCCCTCGGCCCGCGGCGACCAGCCCATGAGCACCGCGGCACCGCCGATGACCACGAGCTGCACGGCGAGGACGGCGGCGACGGCGGCGGCCTTGCCGAGGATCAGCCCGGACCGGCCGAGCGGGGTGGTCGACAGGAACCGGAGGACTCCGTAGCGGCGGTCGAAGCCCGTGGCGATGCCCTGCCCCGTGAAGGCGGTGGACATGGTGCACAGGGCCAGGACGCCGGGCGCGGCGACGTCGATGCGACTGGGCCCGTACGCGTCCAGCAGCGGCGTGATCACCAGGGCGGTCAGCGCCAGGAGCGGCAGGACGATCGCCAGGACGAGCTGCTCGCCGTTGCGGAGCATGGCCAGTGCCTCGTAGCCGCCGTGGCGCAGCACGCGCGCCGCGAGGGGTGCCGCCGTGCCGGGGGCGGGAGGGGACGCCGCGCTCATCGGATGCTCCTTCCGGAGATGTCGAGGAAGACGTCCTCGAGGGAACGCGGCGCCATGGAGATCGCCGTGGGCATGACGCCGCAGGCGTCCCACCAGCGCGCCAGCTGCGCGACGTCGGAGGCCGTGAGGGCGCCCCGGAGGACGTACTGTCCCGGCTCGTCCTCGCGCTGGTGCAGATGGGGGAGCAGGTCCGGCGGCAGCGCGAGGCCGGGCACCGTCTCGAACCGCAGCTCCCGCATGCCGTCGGCGTCCTTGTCGGCGGTCAGGGCGGCGACCGTGCCCTCGGCGACGGTCCGGCCGCCCTCGAGGATGTAGACGTAGTCCGCGAGCCGCTGGGCGTCGTCGAGCAGGTGCGTGGTCAGGATGACGGCGAGGCCGTCCGCGCGCAGCTCGCGGATCAGCTCGAACACGATGGTGCGGGACTGCGGGTCGAGGCCCGCGCTCGGTTCGTCGAGGAACACGACCTCGGGCCGGCCCACGAGGGCGCACGCGAGGGCCAGGCGCTGCTTCTGCCCGCCGGAGAGCCTGCGGATGGACACGCTCCCGAACTCGTCCAGCCCGAGGCGCTCGGCGAGCGTATCGACCGGCAGCGGCGAGCTGTACATGGAGGCGACGTGCCGCAGGAGGGCCAGCGGGCGCACGGACGGCGGGAGCCCGCCGTCCTGGAGCATCACCCCCACCCTCGCGCGCAGGTGCGGCGAAGCGCGGTACGGGTCCTCGCCGAGGAGGCGCACCGTACCCCCGTCGGCGCGCTGGAGCCCCTGGGCGCACTCGAGCGTCGTCGTCTTGCCGGCTCCGTTGGCCCCGAGGAGGACGGTGACGGCGCCGCGCGACGCGGTCAGGCTCACGCCTTCGAGCACGCGCACCATCCGCCCGTCGAGCGCGCCGACGGGTCCGAAGTCCTTGACGAGGCCGTCGATCTCGAGGGCTGGGGGAGGTGTCGGCACGCCCTTATTCTACGGCAGGTAGTAGTCGACCCGGGGCTGCCGATGGGTAGCCTCGCCTAACTGGTGGCACGGAATACATTAGGTCATGCTTGTGTTGTCTAATGTGTGCCGACAGTAAGGAGTGGACCGTGACCGCAACACCCCGCGCTGACGCCCAGGCTCCTGCCGGCGCCCCCGCCGAGCCGTCGGTTGACCGGACGGCTGACCGGACGGCGCAGATCGTCTCGCCCGATCCCGACGAGCGCACCCGCGACCGCGTCCTGTCCGCCGTCCTCGAGCGCGGCCCCGTCAGTGCGGCCGAACTCGGTGACGGCCTCGGCTTCACCCCGGCAGCCATGCGCCGCCACCTCGACGCCCTCTCGCAAGACGGTCTGATCGAGGTCAAGCGCTCCCGCGCCTCGGCGACCGGAGCAGGCCGACCCGCCCGCCGCTACGTCCTCAGCCAGCGCGGCCAGGCCAAGATGGGCAACGACTACCTCGACATCGCCACGGCCGCCCTCGCCCAGCTGGGCGCAGCGGCCGGACCGTCGGCCATCAAGGAGTTCGCCCGCACACGGTTCTCCGGCATGGAGGAGCGCTACCGCCCCATCGTCGAGGCCGCGGGCCCCGACCTGGAGGCACGCGCGCGTGCCCTGGCGGCCGCGCTGACCACGGACGGCTTCGTCGGCTCCACCAAGACCGTGGGGCTGCCGCAGGGACGCGGCGCCCGCAGCGTGCCGCGCGCCCGCCCGGTGATGCTCAGCGTCCAGCTCTGCCAGGGGCACTGCCCCATCCAGGGCCTCGCCTCCGCCTTCCCCGCCTTCTGCGAGCAGGAGACCGGCGTCTTCGCCCGCCTGCTCGGCGTCGACGTGCGCCGCCTGTCGACGCTCGCCGCCGGCGGTCATGTCTGCACCACCCACATACCCCTGGGACGGACGACGGCGGTGCCCCCACCGGGCACGCCCGATGCCTCCGGACCCGCAGCGCTGCCGGACGATCCGGCAGCAGCGGCCCCCGGCACCCCAGCAACGCTATCCATCCATCAGCAAGGAAGGCCATGATGACGGATCAAGTAGACCGCAAGCCAGTCGCGTCGGCAGTGCCGGAGTCGGTGATCAGCGACATCCTGGAGAAGAACCCGGAGCTCGAGGGCATCGGCACCTACCAGTACGGCTGGGCCGACAAGAACGAGGCCAGCGACAACGCGCGCCGCGGCCTGAGCGAGGAGGTCGTCCGCGACATCTCCGCCAAGAAGAACGAGCCCGAGTGGATGCTCGATCTCCGCCTCAAGGGCCTCAAGTACTTCGACCGCAAGCCCATGCCGGCCTGGGGCGCTGACCTCTCCGGCATCGACTTCGACAACATCAAGTACTTCGTGCGCTCCACGGAGAAGCAGGCGAACACGTGGGAGGACCTCCCCGAGGACATCCGCACCACGTACGAGAAGCTCGGCATCCCCGAGGCCGAGCGCGCGCGCCTCGTCTCCGGCGTCGCCGCCCAGTACGAGTCCGAGGTGGTGTACCACCAGCTCCGTGAGGACCTCGAGCGCCAGGGCGTCATCTTCCTCGACACCGACACCGCACTGCGCGAGCACCCGGAGATCTTCAAGGAGTACTTCGGCACGATCATCCCCGTGGGCGACAACAAGTTCGCCTCGCTCAACACCGCGGTGTGGTCCGGCGGCTCGTTCGTGTACGTGCCGAAGGGCGTCCACGTCGAGATCCCGCTGCAGGCCTACTTCCGGATCAACACCGAGAACATGGGGCAGTTCGAGCGCACGCTCATCATCGCCGACGAGGATTCCTACGTGCACTACATCGAGGGCTGCACCGCCCCGATCTACACGTCGGACTCCCTGCACTCGGCCGTCGTCGAGATCGTGGTCAAGAAGGGCGCCCGCGTCCGCTACACCACCATCCAGAACTGGTCGAACAATGTGTACAACCTCGTGACCAAGCGCGCCATCGCGCACGAGGGCGCCACCATGGAGTGGATCGACGGCAACATCGGCTCGAAGGTCACCATGAAGTACCCGGCCGTGTACCTGGTCGGCGAGCACGCCAAGGGCGAGACGCTCTCCATCGCCTTCGCCGGCGAGGGACAGCACCAGGACACCGGATCGAAGATGGTGCACATCGCGCCCAACACCAAGTCCTCGATCATCTCCAAGTCCGTGGCGCGCGGCGGTGGACGGGCCGCCTACCGCGGGCTCGTCCAGGTGCGCGACGGCGCCAAGCACTCCGCGAACACCGTGCGCTGCGACGCGCTGCTGGTCGACACCATCTCGCGCTCGGACACGTACCCTTACGTGGACATCCGCGAGGACGACGTCACCATGGGCCACGAGGCCACCGTGTCGCGCGTCAGCGAGGAGCAGCTGTTCTACCTCATGTCCCGCGGACTCCCCGAGGACGAGGCCATGGCCATGATCGTGCGCGGGTTCATCGAGCCCATCGCCCGCGAGCTGCCCATGGAGTACGCGCTCGAGCTGAACCGGCTCATCGAACTGCAGATGGAAGGGGCCGTAGGCTAGTAATGGCTGAGACCACCCACACGGACATAGCACCCACGACCGACCCCGAGGGCGAGGTCACCGATCTCGGCGACCTCGACGAGAAGGCCCGCCTGGGCGCCCCCTCGGGCGCCGCGGCCGCCATCGACGGGTTGACGGAGGAAGGCGAGAGCCTCTCCGCCGGCAATACGGGCTCGGAGCAGTTCGGCCTCAAGAAGCACAGCCACGGCAACGCCCCCGTGGTGCCCGAGGCGTCGCGCGGGGAGCGGCGCAGGTCCTTCGACCTCGCCGACTTCCCGACGCTCACCGGGCTCGAGGAGGACTGGCGCTTCACGCCGCTCAAGCGCCTTCGCGGGCTGCACACCGACGCCCTGACCGGACCGGCCCCCGCCGTCGAGGTCACCGGCGCCGGGAACGTCACCGTCGAGACGGTGGAGCGCACCGATGCCCGCCTCGGCTCCGCCGCGACGCCCGAGGACCGCGTCTCCGCCGCAGCGTGGAACGCGTTCTCGCACGCGACCGTGATCACCATCCCGAAGGAGACGGTGGCCGACGGCGAGGTCATGGTCGGTGTCACCGGATCGGCCACCGACGCTGCGGCGCAGCACATCCTCATCCACGCCGAGGCCTTCTCCAAAGCTGTCGTCGTCCTGGACCACTCCGGGTCGGCCACGCTCGCCCAGAACGTCGAGATCATGGTCGGCGACGGCGCGGAGCTGACCGTCGTCAGCGTCCAGGAGTGGGACGACGACGCCGTCCACGTGTCCTCTCAGCAGGCCAGGGTGGGCCGCGACGCCCGCTACAAGCACGTGGTCGTCAGCCTCGGCGGCGACCTCGTGCGGCTCACGCCGTCGTCGATCTTCACCGCGACCGGCGCGGAGGTCGAGATGTACGGGCTGTACTTCGCCGACGCCGGCCAGCACCTCGAGCAGCGCCTCCTCGTGGACCACGCCGTCCCCAACTGCAAGTCGCGCGTCACCTACAAGGGCGCCCTGCAGGGCGCCGACGCACACACCGTGTGGGTGGGCGACGTGCTGATCCGCAAGGCGGCCGAGGGCACCGACACGTACGAGACGAACCGCAACCTGATCCTCACGGACGGCGCGCGCTCGGACTCCGTGCCGAACCTCGAGATCGAGACGGGCCTCATCGAGGGTGCCGGCCACGCCAGCGCCACCGGCCGCTTCGACGACGAGCACCTGTTCTACCTCATGGCCCGCGGCATCCCCGAGAAGGCCGCACGCCGCCTCGTGGTCCGCGGCTTCCTCACCGAGGTCATCCAGCAGATCAAGGTCCCCGCCCTCGAGGAGCGCCTCTCCGCGTCGGTGGAGCGCGAGCTCGCGGCAGGAAACCTCTGATGGCCGACGCGCCCCGCGGCGAGCTGATCTGCAGTGTCGACGACATCCAGGTCAAGCAGGCGCTGCGCGTCCTGATCGACGACTACCCCGTGGTCGTCGTCCGCGACTCCGACGGCGAGATCCACGCGCTGGGCGACACGTGCTCCCACGCGGACATCTCCCTCTCCGAGGGCGACGTCGAGGGGTGCGCCATCGAATGCTGGGGCCACGGCTCCCAGTTCGACCTGCGCAGCGGCGCCCCGCTGCAGCTCCCGGCCTACGAGCCCGTGCCGGTGTTCGCCCTCGAGATCCACGACGGCGACGTGTACGTGGACGTCGCGACGGTCACCAACGGAGCACCCGCCCCGCAGCTCGGCTAGCCGCCGCCCCTCCCGTCCCCCTCCCTGCACAGCAGGCGACGAAGAAAGAACACCATGAGCACACTTGAAATCAAGGACCTGCACGTCAGCATCGACACCGAGCAGGGCAACATCCCCATCCTCCGGGGGGTCACGCTGACCATCAACACCGGCGAGACCCACGCCATCATGGGCCCGAACGGCTCCGGGAAGTCGACCCTCGCGTCGACCATCGCCGGGCACCCACGCTACAAGGTGGACAGCGGTTCCATCACGCTCGACGGCGAGGACGTCCTGTCCATGAGCGTCGACGAGCGGGCCCGCGCCGGGCTCTTCCTCGCCATGCAGTACCCCGTCGAGGTGCCCGGCGTGACCATGACCAACTTCCTGCGCACCGCGAAGACCGCGCTCGACGGCGAGGCCCCGAGCCTGCGCCACTGGACCAAGGACGTGAAGACCGCCATGGCGCAGCTGCGCATCGACGCGGACTTCGCCCAGCGCAACGTCAACGAGGGCTTCTCCGGCGGCGAGAAGAAGCGGGTGGAGATCCTCCAGCTCGAGCTCTTCCGCCCCAAGTTCGCGATCCTCGACGAGACCGATTCCGGCCTCGACGTCGACGCCCTCAAGGTCGTCTCCGAGGGAGTCAACCGCGAGCACTCGAAGGGCGAGATGGGCACGCTGCTCATTACCCACTACACGCGGATTCTGCGCTACATCAAGCCGGACTTCGTCCACGTGTTCGTCGCCGGACGCATCGCCGAGGAGGGCGGACCGGAACTCGCGGACCGGCTCGAGGAAGAGGGCTACGATCGGTTCACGGCGCAGTCCGCGGTCGAGGCCTAGGACCACGTTCTCCGGCGCGGACGCGCGCCGACAGCCCGACGATGGTTCGACCATCGCTTGAAAGGAAGAGTCGCATGAGTGATGTGCAGCAGGCGCCCACCGCGCTGGATGACATCGAGGAGGCGCTGCGGGACGTGATCGACCCGGAGCTCGGCGTGAACATCGTCGACCTCGGCCTCCTGTACGGCCTGAACTACGCGGAGGACGGCGCCCTCCTGATCGACATGACCCTCACCACCGCCGCCTGCCCGCTGACCGACGTGCTCGAGGAGCAGGTGGGCCAGGCTCTGGACGGTGTCGTCGACGAGTGGCGGCTGAACTGGGTGTGGATGCCGCCGTGGGGTCCCGAGCGGATCACCGAGGACGGCCGCGACCAGATGCGGGCCCTCGGCTTCAACATCTGAGCACCAGCACCACCAGCACCACCAGGACCGGCACCGACGGTCGAAGGGCGGTCCCGGCACACGCCGGGACCGCCCTTCCGTCGTCCCTGGGACCAGTGGCCGGCGGCCGGCGGCTGGCCGGCGCAGGGGTCAGCGCCGGCTCCCGCCTCCCGCGTGATGCCCGTCGTCCTGCCCGTCGTCCTGCCCGTCGTCCTGTCCCTCGTCGCCCAGACCCCGCGCCGCGAGGGCCTCGCCCGTACGGTGCGCGTACGCCACGGCGCCGACCACCAGCGGCGTCACCGCGACGCGCGGATCGCGCTCCAGCCCCCGCGCGCGCGCCGCATCGCGGACGTCGACGAACAGCCCCGCGAGATACGGGATGCTGCGCAGCATGATCGACAGCGCGAGGGCGAACCGCTCCGGGTCGGCACCCACCGCCCGGAAGGGCCGCGCGAGCCGCGCCACACCGTCGAGCAGGTCCTGCAGGGGCGTCGTCAGGGTCACGGCCCGCGCCGCGAGCAGGCACGCCGCGATACCGCCCACCACGGCCACCGCCTGCAGCCAGCCCTGGGTCACGCCCTGGTACACGGCGAGGATCCCCAGCACGGGGAACGCCGGCAGGAGCATCCGGAGGACGCGGGCGGGGGAGAGACGTGCGCCCAGGGTCAGGGCGCCGAGTGTGAGCACGAGGGCGACGGCGCTCGTACCGGGTGAGCGCCACGCGATCACCACGACGGCGCACGCGAGGGACACGACCGCCTTCGGCCACAGCGGCACCCGGTAGAGGAAGCCCGAGCCGGGCCGGTACAGCCCGAGCGTGCTGCCGTAGCCCCTCACGTCGTGTCCGTCCCCGACGCGGGCACGGATGCTGCAGCGGCCGCGCGGTAGCGGGCAACGGCCTCGGCCGGCGCACCGTCGAAGACGATCCTGCCGTCGTCGACCACGAGCGTCCGGTCGCTCTCGAGGGCGAAGTCGAGATTGTGTGTGGTGAACACCACCTGCTGGTCGAGGCCCGCGATGAGCGACCGGACCCGGGCGTCGTTGCGGAGGTCCAGCAGGGTGGTGGGCTCGTCAGCCACGAGGATGCGCGGCTCCACGGCGAGGACCACGGCGAGGGCGAGGATCTGTCGTTCCCCGCCCGAGAGGTCGTAGATGCTGCGGTCGGCCAGGTGCTCCACCCCGAAGCGGCGCAGCACGGCCTCACCCTGCCGCCGCCGCTCCGCCGCCGGCAGCCTCCGGGACCGCAGGGACAGCTCCACGTCCTCGCGCCCCGTGGGCAGGACGAGCTGCGAGAGCGGGTCGGTGAACACGAAGCCGACACTGCGCCGGACGGCGTGCCCCTCGGACCGGGTGTCCCGGCCGAGCACGGCCACGGACCCCTCGGACGGGACGAGGAGGCCGTTGACGAGGCGGAGGAGTGTGGACTTGCCGGAACCGTTGGCGCCGATCACCGAGATCCGGTCCTCGGTCAGGGTCAGGCTGAGCGGGTGGAGGAGTGTCCGTCCGCCGTCGGCGCGGACGCCCGCGCCCCGGAACTCGATCACGCGCCCGAGCGCCGCCCGCCGAGCAGGCGCGGGAACGCCCGGTGGACGGACACGGCGAGCACCGCGGCCAGCAGGTTCTTGAGGACGTCCCCGGGGAGGTAGGCGGCGTCGACGATGATCGCGTCCCGCAGCGGCAGCCCGGCGTTCACGACGAGTCCCGCGATGCCGAGCGGATGGACGGTCGCGAGGCTCGCGGCGAGGCAGGCGAGGAACAGCAGGACGGTGCGGAAGCGCTCGGCCCTGCGCAGCACGAGCGCGGCCAGCGAGCCGGCGACGAGGGCGGCCAGCGGGAATGCCAGGAGATACCCGGCCGACGGCCCGGCGAGGACGCCGAAGCCGCCGCTGAAGCCGCTGAACACCGGCAGGCCGATCAGCCCGGCGACGAGGTAGAGCAGGACGGCGGCCGTGCCGCGCCCCGGCCCGAGGACCACCCCGGCGAGCATCACCCCGAGCGTCTGGAGTGTGATGGGCACCCCGAGCGGGCCCACCGGGATTCCGGGTAGGATTGCAAGGGCGGCAATGAGGGCGGCGAAGACCGCGACCAGCGAGAGATCGGTGGTATCCCACCTCCGGCGGGACGACGGCCGGCGGCTGCGGGCCGGTCCTGCATCGGCTGTTCCGGCTGGCTGCATGGGACATCCTCCTTCAGCGGGCCGGAGTCGCACCGGCCACTCCGGTGATATGTCGGTTTCCTCCAGCCGCACCTGCTTCTGTACCGAGACTAGCGCCGGTCATCCGGGACTCCCTTGTGGGATTCCTACAACAAACGCCGTCTCCGGCACCATCGAAAGGCCCACCCGTGATTAGCGTATCGAACCTGGAGCTCCGGGCCGGAGCCCGCCTGCTCATGGACGAGGTCTCCTTCCGTGTGGACAGGGGAGACAAGATCGGGCTCGTGGGGCGCAACGGCGCCGGCAAGACGACGCTCACGAAGGTGCTGGCGGGCGAGTCGCTGCCTGCCGGCGGCACGGTGACCCGCTCGGGCGAGATCGGGTACCTGCCCCAGGACCCCCGGACGCCGAACATGGAGCAGCTCGCCCGGGACCGCATCCTCTCGGCCCGCAACCTCGACGCCGTGGTCAGCGAACTGCGCCAGGCGCAGGAGGACATGGCGAGCGAGAAGACCTCCGTGCGCAACAAGGCCATGGCACGCTACGACCGCATCGAGGCCGCCTTCCTCGCCGGCGGCGGCTACGCGGCGGAGGCCGAGGCGGCGTCCATCTCTTCCAACCTCTCGCTGCCCGAGCGCATCCTCAACCAGCCCCTGAAGACCCTCTCCGGCGGCCAGCGCCGCCGCGTCGAGCTGGCCCGCATCCTGTTCTCCGGAGCGGAGACGATGCTCCTCGACGAGCCCACGAACCACCTCGACGCCGATTCCATCGCCTGGCTCCGCGACTTCCTAAAGAACCACCAGGGCGGGCTGATCGTCATCAGCCACGACGTCGAACTCCTCGAGGCCACCGTCAACAAGGTGTTCCAGCTCGACGCCAACCGCGGGACGATCGACATCTACAACATGGGCTGGAAGCGCTACCAGCTCCAGCGCGAGACCGACGAGCGCGCCCGGAAGCGCGAGCGCGCCAACGCGGAGAAGAAGGCGCAGGTCCTCATGGACCAGGCGAACAAGATGCGGGCGAAGGCATCCAAGGCCGTCGCCGCCCAGAACATGGCCAAGCGTGCCGAGCGGCTGCTGGGCGGACTCGACGCCGTCCGCGCCTCGGACCGTGTCGCGGCCCTGCGCTTCCCCGAACCGTCGCCGTGCGGCAAGACCCCCATGACGGCGGAGGGCCTCAGCAAGTCCTACGGTTCGCTCGAGATCTTCACCGACGTGGACCTGGCGATCGACCGCGGCTCGAAGGTGGTGATCCTCGGGCTCAACGGCGCGGGGAAGACGACCCTGCTGCGCATGCTCGCCGGAGTGGACAAGCCCGACACCGGGCAGGTCATCGCCGGGCACGGCCTGAAGGTCGGCTACTACGCACAGGAGCACGAG is a window encoding:
- a CDS encoding ABC-F family ATP-binding cassette domain-containing protein is translated as MISVSNLELRAGARLLMDEVSFRVDRGDKIGLVGRNGAGKTTLTKVLAGESLPAGGTVTRSGEIGYLPQDPRTPNMEQLARDRILSARNLDAVVSELRQAQEDMASEKTSVRNKAMARYDRIEAAFLAGGGYAAEAEAASISSNLSLPERILNQPLKTLSGGQRRRVELARILFSGAETMLLDEPTNHLDADSIAWLRDFLKNHQGGLIVISHDVELLEATVNKVFQLDANRGTIDIYNMGWKRYQLQRETDERARKRERANAEKKAQVLMDQANKMRAKASKAVAAQNMAKRAERLLGGLDAVRASDRVAALRFPEPSPCGKTPMTAEGLSKSYGSLEIFTDVDLAIDRGSKVVILGLNGAGKTTLLRMLAGVDKPDTGQVIAGHGLKVGYYAQEHETLDTQRTVLENMKSSAPDMQDAEVRGILGSFLFSGDDVDKPAGVLSGGEKTRLALATIVASSANVLLLDEPTNNLDPASRAEILGALKNYSGAVVMVSHDEGAVDALDPERVVLLPDGVEDLWNQDYLELVTLA